A stretch of DNA from Lotus japonicus ecotype B-129 chromosome 4, LjGifu_v1.2:
CTAGCCCAACTATCTGGCAATGGATTGACAACATAAGAATGGAGACATGGAGCCTTGCTTGTGATGAAGATGGTGATAGATTCAGACACATGATAATCGTCCTCTCATGTTGTAGAAGTGtgccttccaaaaaaaaatgttgtagaAGTGTGCGCTCGCGTGACTGTTGACTACTACCAGTATGTGGATCCAACGTATACACTTAAGAATGTGGCACATGCTTACGAAATAGAGTGGAATTTTGTGGGTGAAAATGTGTGGGAAGTGAATTTTAAAGGGGTTGAGAGGGATGGGAAGTAAGGTGTGTGTGCTGGTGAGGGGTAAGGGAAGTGGAGAGTGTTTGAAAGTGGGGTAGGGTGGGACAAGGTAGGTCCAAACCGCTCTTATGAACCAATCACGTCAAACTGAATATATGTTCGAAATAAGTTAAGATTATAGCTTATTTAACCAAACTAACAACCCTCATAACATGCATTGTCTCCTCACATCAACTAGACTTGTCTTGTGTCTCCCACACATAGATTCTGATTCTCATTTGTCTTATTataacaagttaacattttagctTGTTTATATAAGTTAAAATCTTAAAGTGCCCAACAAGTTATAATTTAGACGTGTTTCAATTCACTCATCTACGGCAGATCGTTCATGACACAAACAaaactatttttacaaatatttttcaaataactccattgtaaaaaaaaaaccaactcaTGGACTAGGAAAGAAAAATACATTCGTACCGGTATTAACGCGGGAAACCTCTAAGGTCGTTTTCTTTACACGCCACGTGTCGTTTCATCCTCCATCGTTTCCCTTCTCCATTTCCCTCTCTAACTTCCAAATCCACAACACCGTTAACAACCTTGAAACCTGCAACAACCATTCCATCAATGGCGTCTGAAAACCCTAACCAGAAAAACTCCCTCTACCCAGAGGTCATAACAGATGATCCCAACCCGAACAATCCCACTTCCTCCTCTCTCTACCCCTCAATCGACGTCTCCGAGCTCGTCGAAAATCTCTTCCCGGAAGACACCAGCCCCTCCGCCCCTCCGATCGCCGCCGAAGATGTTCTCATCAAGGTCCCCGGCGCTATTCTCCATCTAATCGACAAGGAGTACAGCGTCGAGCTTGCCTGCGGTGATCTCACCATCATTTGCCTCCGTCAGGGGAAAAACGTCGTCGCTATTTACGCCCGCGTCGATGACGAGATCCAGTGGCCGCTTGCTAAGGATGAGACCGCCGTTAAGGTTGATGATTCACATTACTTTTTCTCCTTCCGAGTTCCGAAAgaggttgatgatgatgattccgATTCGAGCGATGAGGAAGGGGGAAAAGGAGAAAAGCGCCACCGTCGCCGTCGTCGTAGCCGGAAAGGAGGCGGTGATTTGGTAATGCTGAGCTACGGGTTGACGATCGCGGCGAAGGGGCAGGAGGGTTTGCTGAAGGAGCTGGATAGGGTTTTGCTAGAATGCAGCAATTTCTCTGTCCATGAGGTGTCGGAGAAGGCGAAGAAGAAAGGGGAGGCTCTGGATGGGTCGGTGGCGATGGAGATGACGCCATTGGAGTTGAGTacggagaaggagaagaaggaatTGATGGAGGAGAGGTGTGCGGCGTATTGGACCACATTGGCTCCCAATGTGGAGGACTATAGTGGACTCGCCGCGAGGCTCATCGCTCAAGGCTCAGGGCAGTTAGTTAAGGGGATTTTGTGGTGTGGCGATGTGACTGTGGAGAGGTTGAGGTGGGGGAATGAGATCATGAAGAAGAGGATGGGTCCTTCTTCTCAGGCGGAGATTAGTCCCCAAACTTTAAAGCGGATCAAAAGGTGTGTCCATTGATCTGGTTATTCTTAATCTTGGCTCTTTGTTGAAAGTATATGTTTGAGTGAGCATATGTAAACTTGATTTTAGTCTTTAGATGATACTgattttgttttgaagtttgaagtagAGTGATTCATGTTCGGAACTTTTATGTTAAAACTAAGTTTAAGTTGCAGCCAATGTGTAATGGTCTCCACAACTATGACAATGGACCTCCATGGCATGTGTTATGCACAGAAGTTAGGAACTTTGAAAACAAGGATTTTTTGTGATGCTTGTGGTAGGgaattagtgcatgtttggatacatggtGGAAAACAACGGTGAAACCAAAATCACAGTGGATTGCCACAAAAGCTAATAGACGTTGCTTCTTTCCATTGTGATTTTGGCTCACCGTGATTTTCCACTGTGTATCCAAACGTGCACTTAATTGCTCTGGGACTTTTCACACTGCCTTTATGTCGTTTATTTATTGGACTAAAGAAGCTGTAGTACTCTTAGGTGGTTATAGTTATTTGTTCTTCTTTTGTCAGTTTGAGCATATATCATGGATAATCAAGTACTTGCTTTAACATCCAAAAAAAAGTATACAACTGATATTTGTCCTTTGACTAATCCCAAAACCTTAAAGCGAGCCAAAAGGT
This window harbors:
- the LOC130710830 gene encoding protein EARLY-RESPONSIVE TO DEHYDRATION 7, chloroplastic yields the protein MASENPNQKNSLYPEVITDDPNPNNPTSSSLYPSIDVSELVENLFPEDTSPSAPPIAAEDVLIKVPGAILHLIDKEYSVELACGDLTIICLRQGKNVVAIYARVDDEIQWPLAKDETAVKVDDSHYFFSFRVPKEVDDDDSDSSDEEGGKGEKRHRRRRRSRKGGGDLVMLSYGLTIAAKGQEGLLKELDRVLLECSNFSVHEVSEKAKKKGEALDGSVAMEMTPLELSTEKEKKELMEERCAAYWTTLAPNVEDYSGLAARLIAQGSGQLVKGILWCGDVTVERLRWGNEIMKKRMGPSSQAEISPQTLKRIKRVKKVTKMTESVAHGVLSGVIKVSGFFTSSVANSKAGKKFFSLLPGEVVLASLDGFSKVCDAVEVAGKSVMSTSSTVTTELVNHRYGEEAAKATSEGLDAAGHAVGTAWAAFKIRQAFNPKSVLKPTSLAKSAAKAAAEFKAKQSK